One genomic segment of Nitrosopumilus sp. b3 includes these proteins:
- a CDS encoding CBS domain-containing protein, with the protein MSIEEIANNPISIIKNSTISDAIRMLLNTKISRLVVVDNGRHVGIITEKDIGLFLFSENTMQGLDDIPISKIMKPIEFVDKGLNHKDSAKIMIEKGISSLAIGKDEEVKGIITKSDLVTFVAENFSGKKKVVDFMTHDYEFTHTAAPLYKVVRKMLEKKISRIIVKNQNEEAVGIISFRDLFRISIELGSEEDYSGFNLSQNIRRGFLSEEGFGNISLARDVMTKGLITVKFNEDLAVACKILLENNVSGLIVLDGNDGISGIFSKTDIMRALGSI; encoded by the coding sequence TTGTCAATAGAAGAAATAGCAAATAATCCAATTTCAATTATTAAAAATTCAACAATTTCTGATGCAATTAGAATGCTATTGAATACAAAAATTAGTAGGCTAGTTGTTGTAGATAATGGAAGACATGTTGGAATAATTACTGAGAAAGACATAGGATTGTTTTTATTTTCAGAAAATACAATGCAGGGACTAGATGATATTCCTATCAGTAAAATTATGAAACCAATTGAGTTTGTAGATAAGGGATTAAATCATAAAGATTCAGCAAAAATTATGATTGAGAAAGGAATTAGCTCATTAGCAATTGGGAAAGATGAAGAAGTTAAAGGAATTATTACAAAAAGCGATCTAGTTACATTTGTTGCAGAAAACTTTTCAGGAAAAAAGAAAGTAGTTGATTTTATGACTCATGATTATGAATTTACTCATACTGCAGCTCCATTGTATAAAGTTGTAAGAAAAATGTTGGAGAAGAAGATCTCAAGAATCATTGTAAAAAATCAAAATGAAGAAGCAGTTGGAATTATTTCATTTAGGGATTTATTTAGAATTTCAATTGAACTTGGTAGTGAAGAAGATTATTCTGGATTTAATCTTTCACAGAACATTAGAAGAGGATTTCTATCTGAAGAAGGATTTGGGAATATTTCATTAGCAAGAGATGTGATGACCAAAGGATTAATCACTGTAAAATTCAATGAAGATTTAGCTGTTGCATGTAAAATCCTCTTAGAAAATAATGTTAGTGGATTAATAGTTCTTGATGGTAATGATGGTATTTCTGGAATTTTTAGTAAAACTGATATCATGAGAGCTCTTGGATCAATATGA
- a CDS encoding VIT1/CCC1 transporter family protein, with protein sequence MKWHFDDFIYGSIDGAVTTFAIVAGVVGASLSPSIILILGFANLFADGFSMAAANYQASKARNEFVQMKRRQEEWEIDNLEEQEIDEIREIYREKGFKDELLEDVVRIITSKRKVWVDTMMKEELGLIEDEKKPLDSSVSTFVGFNLIGVIPLVPFMIFMVLGFESNSNAFIYSTISVLSAFFLVGMIKGKIVKSSMIRAGIITLIIGGVAAMVAYIVGYGLNFLVS encoded by the coding sequence ATGAAATGGCATTTTGATGATTTTATTTATGGCTCAATTGATGGTGCTGTAACAACTTTTGCTATAGTAGCCGGAGTAGTTGGAGCATCATTATCTCCTAGTATTATTTTGATTTTGGGATTTGCAAATTTATTTGCAGATGGATTTTCAATGGCAGCTGCCAATTATCAAGCATCAAAGGCACGAAATGAATTTGTTCAAATGAAAAGAAGGCAAGAAGAGTGGGAGATTGATAATTTAGAAGAACAAGAAATTGATGAGATCAGAGAAATTTACAGAGAGAAAGGATTCAAGGATGAATTACTAGAGGATGTTGTACGAATTATCACATCTAAAAGAAAAGTTTGGGTAGATACGATGATGAAAGAAGAATTAGGCTTAATTGAAGACGAAAAGAAACCACTAGATAGTTCTGTTAGTACTTTTGTTGGTTTTAATTTGATTGGAGTGATTCCTTTAGTTCCATTCATGATTTTCATGGTGTTGGGGTTTGAATCAAATTCAAATGCATTTATCTATTCTACAATTTCTGTTCTTTCTGCATTTTTTCTGGTAGGAATGATAAAAGGAAAAATTGTTAAAAGTTCCATGATTCGTGCTGGAATAATTACACTAATCATTGGGGGTGTGGCAGCAATGGTTGCTTACATTGTAGGATACGGATTAAATTTTCTGGTGTCTTAG
- a CDS encoding amino acid permease — protein MSELKRHMGLFHLTMYGVGLILGAGIYVLIGEATGIAGDTVWISFALGSVVALFAGFSYAELSSVFPKAAAEYVFIKNAFKNNFFAFIIGWLTAITSIITAATVSLGFGGYFAEFVDIPIIISAMGLLVILSIVNFVGIRQSSWTNTVFTIIEAAGLILIIIIGFTFTSPEPVNYLESPSGFTGIAIAFVLIFFAFIGFEDMANIAEEVRKPRKTIPRAIILSVLISGTIYILVSLAVVRVVNWEELATSAAPIALVAERGLGAQAHILLSSIALFAITNTVLITLVAGSRMFYGMAKEKVFPSILSKIHFKTKTPWIAVILILVISLIFTLIGDIVIVANITVFAIVITFGAVNLAVIVLRYTEPDIERKFRVPINIGKFPILPLFGLGISIYMGFQFEIEVVLVGLVIIGVGAIFYKISKNSMNKSKSTSQS, from the coding sequence ATGTCTGAATTAAAGCGTCACATGGGTCTTTTTCATCTTACCATGTATGGGGTAGGTTTGATTTTAGGTGCTGGAATCTATGTCTTAATTGGAGAAGCCACAGGTATTGCAGGAGATACTGTATGGATTTCATTTGCGTTAGGATCTGTTGTTGCGTTATTTGCAGGATTTAGTTATGCGGAGTTATCATCAGTATTTCCAAAAGCTGCTGCAGAATATGTTTTCATTAAAAATGCTTTTAAAAATAATTTTTTTGCATTTATCATAGGATGGCTAACTGCCATCACATCAATTATTACTGCTGCAACAGTTTCATTAGGGTTTGGCGGGTATTTTGCTGAATTTGTAGACATTCCAATAATTATTTCTGCTATGGGATTGTTAGTTATTCTTTCAATTGTAAATTTTGTGGGAATTAGACAATCATCATGGACAAATACTGTTTTTACAATAATTGAAGCTGCAGGACTAATACTGATAATTATTATTGGTTTTACATTTACTAGTCCAGAACCTGTAAATTATCTTGAAAGTCCATCTGGATTTACTGGAATTGCTATTGCGTTTGTTTTGATATTTTTTGCATTTATTGGATTTGAAGATATGGCAAATATTGCTGAAGAGGTAAGAAAACCAAGGAAAACAATTCCAAGAGCAATAATTTTGTCAGTTTTAATATCTGGAACAATTTACATTTTAGTTTCTTTAGCTGTTGTACGAGTTGTAAATTGGGAAGAATTAGCAACTTCGGCTGCACCAATAGCATTAGTAGCTGAAAGAGGATTAGGTGCACAAGCTCATATCTTACTTTCATCAATTGCTCTTTTTGCTATTACCAATACAGTTTTGATTACACTTGTTGCAGGTTCTAGAATGTTTTATGGAATGGCAAAAGAAAAAGTATTTCCTTCCATATTATCGAAAATTCATTTTAAAACAAAAACTCCTTGGATAGCAGTCATTTTGATTTTAGTCATTTCATTGATTTTTACATTAATTGGAGATATTGTAATTGTTGCAAACATTACAGTCTTTGCAATTGTGATAACCTTTGGTGCAGTAAATTTAGCAGTAATTGTATTACGTTACACCGAGCCTGATATTGAAAGAAAGTTTAGAGTTCCGATAAATATTGGTAAATTTCCAATTCTTCCATTATTTGGGTTAGGGATTTCAATCTATATGGGATTCCAATTTGAAATTGAAGTTGTGCTTGTAGGATTAGTGATTATTGGAGTTGGAGCAATATTCTACAAGATTTCAAAAAATTCTATGAATAAATCTAAAAGCACATCTCAAAGTTGA
- a CDS encoding cation:proton antiporter, with amino-acid sequence MVLEFDAIPSLIGILVLVIPSMLLGRICKHFGISEIIGFVIGGIILSPFAFGGWIQFFDRPIIELNELILSFWQIAGIIILFSAGLHFPFSSLKNAGVKAIIVGITGVIVPLALGYGISILFGIEWMVALIIAATLSATSIAAAVTILEELDKEKTQEGNILVNAAVLDDVLGLAILSSIISIVIGNALPSLELVLFEISESLILWIVLLLASIFLLPKIVHVVATMRPTSLESRGTKQATALGSAFGIAAIAASIGLNPIVGAFAAGMGIAGSKLVRQVKEFVGELQIIFAPFFFAVIGAQIDITNILSVDLSLFLVILVIAILGKILGAGVPAIILLKNKNKGLRIGYGMVVRGEIAFITAGLGLGYGIISENIFSTLIFVILGTIIIGPILLKHSFKNQDKISNST; translated from the coding sequence ATGGTTCTAGAATTTGATGCAATTCCTTCATTGATTGGTATTTTGGTTTTAGTTATTCCTTCAATGCTATTAGGTCGAATTTGCAAACATTTTGGAATTTCTGAAATAATTGGTTTTGTGATTGGTGGAATAATATTAAGCCCATTTGCATTTGGTGGATGGATACAATTCTTTGATAGGCCAATTATAGAATTAAATGAATTAATCTTATCGTTTTGGCAAATTGCTGGAATTATAATTCTATTTTCAGCTGGTCTTCATTTTCCTTTTTCTAGTTTAAAGAATGCGGGGGTTAAAGCTATCATTGTCGGTATCACAGGAGTGATTGTCCCATTAGCACTTGGATATGGTATTTCTATTTTATTTGGAATTGAGTGGATGGTTGCACTCATCATTGCTGCAACTCTAAGTGCAACAAGTATTGCAGCAGCTGTAACAATTCTAGAGGAATTAGATAAAGAGAAAACACAAGAAGGGAATATCTTAGTTAATGCAGCAGTTCTTGATGATGTATTAGGATTAGCAATTTTATCATCAATTATTTCAATTGTGATTGGAAATGCATTACCATCTTTGGAATTGGTGTTATTTGAGATCTCAGAATCATTAATTTTGTGGATTGTGCTTCTATTAGCTTCTATATTTTTACTTCCCAAGATAGTTCATGTTGTTGCAACTATGAGACCAACCTCCCTTGAATCACGAGGTACAAAGCAAGCAACTGCATTAGGTTCAGCTTTTGGTATAGCAGCTATTGCTGCAAGTATTGGACTTAATCCTATAGTAGGAGCATTTGCAGCAGGAATGGGAATTGCAGGTTCAAAGTTAGTGCGGCAAGTAAAAGAGTTTGTTGGGGAATTACAAATAATTTTTGCGCCATTTTTCTTTGCAGTTATAGGTGCACAGATTGATATTACAAATATCCTAAGTGTGGATCTATCTTTATTTTTAGTAATTTTGGTTATTGCCATTCTTGGTAAAATTTTGGGTGCGGGTGTTCCAGCTATCATATTACTCAAAAATAAGAACAAAGGCTTACGAATAGGATATGGAATGGTTGTAAGAGGAGAAATTGCATTTATCACTGCAGGGTTAGGTTTAGGTTATGGAATTATTTCAGAAAATATTTTCTCTACATTAATTTTTGTAATATTGGGAACTATTATTATTGGACCTATATTATTAAAACATTCATTTAAAAATCAAGATAAAATTTCAAATTCTACTTAG
- a CDS encoding 4Fe-4S cluster-binding domain-containing protein → MTYQETVWDSSPSLKSYTLSNFRTLPQIQKLGEDIQFEMEVVGNVLPFKANNYVVEQLIDWNNIPNDPMYVLTFPQKGMLKPEHYEKMETALKNNLDKKEITAIANEIRLQLNPHPAGQMELNVPTLKDGTKLYGMQHKYKETCLFFPSQSQTCHAYCSFCFRWPQFVGMDEMKFAMQEGQQLVQYVKEHPEISDVLFTGGDPMIMKAKIFSKYVDSLLDAKLPNLKTIRIGTKALSYWPYKFLTDSDSQEMLDVFRKIVDSGIHLAIMGHFNHLNELKTDAVKEAIKVIRSTGAVIRTQSPLLAHINDDAEMWAKMWTKQVQLGCIPYYMFVVRDTGAQHYFGVPLVKAYQIFKKAYSSVSGLARTVRGPSMSATPGKVHVIGTADLHDQKVIVLRFLQGRNPDWVQVPFFAKYDENAIWLDDLKPALTEKFFFDEEMKNFKKSNPLDDYPES, encoded by the coding sequence GTGACCTATCAAGAGACAGTTTGGGATTCTTCACCATCACTAAAATCCTACACCCTATCGAATTTTAGAACTCTTCCACAAATTCAGAAACTTGGGGAAGACATTCAATTCGAAATGGAAGTTGTTGGAAATGTATTGCCATTTAAAGCAAATAACTACGTTGTTGAGCAATTAATTGATTGGAATAATATTCCAAATGATCCTATGTACGTACTAACTTTTCCACAAAAAGGAATGCTAAAACCTGAACACTATGAAAAAATGGAGACTGCGTTAAAAAATAATTTGGATAAAAAAGAAATTACAGCCATTGCAAATGAGATTCGTTTACAGCTAAATCCACATCCTGCAGGACAGATGGAACTAAATGTCCCTACACTAAAAGATGGAACAAAATTATATGGAATGCAGCACAAATACAAAGAAACCTGTCTTTTCTTTCCAAGCCAAAGCCAAACATGTCATGCATACTGTAGCTTTTGTTTTAGATGGCCACAATTTGTTGGAATGGATGAAATGAAGTTTGCAATGCAGGAAGGACAACAACTAGTACAATATGTTAAAGAGCATCCAGAAATTAGTGATGTCTTATTTACAGGTGGAGATCCAATGATCATGAAAGCAAAAATTTTCTCAAAATATGTTGATTCTCTACTTGATGCTAAACTTCCTAATCTCAAAACAATTAGAATTGGAACAAAAGCTTTGTCATATTGGCCTTACAAATTTTTAACTGATTCAGATTCTCAAGAAATGTTAGATGTATTTAGAAAAATAGTTGATAGCGGTATTCATCTAGCAATTATGGGTCACTTTAATCACCTAAATGAATTAAAAACTGATGCAGTAAAAGAGGCAATTAAAGTAATTAGATCTACTGGCGCTGTTATTAGAACACAATCTCCACTTTTAGCTCACATAAATGATGATGCTGAAATGTGGGCAAAAATGTGGACTAAACAAGTTCAATTGGGATGTATTCCATATTACATGTTTGTTGTAAGAGATACTGGTGCTCAGCATTACTTTGGTGTTCCTTTAGTAAAGGCTTATCAAATTTTCAAAAAAGCATATTCATCAGTTAGTGGATTGGCAAGAACTGTTCGTGGACCTAGCATGTCAGCAACACCAGGAAAAGTACATGTTATTGGTACTGCAGATCTGCACGATCAAAAAGTAATTGTTTTACGATTCTTACAAGGTAGAAATCCTGACTGGGTTCAAGTTCCATTTTTTGCAAAGTACGATGAAAATGCAATATGGTTAGATGACTTGAAGCCTGCATTGACTGAAAAATTCTTTTTTGATGAAGAGATGAAAAATTTCAAAAAATCAAACCCCCTTGATGACTATCCTGAATCCTAA
- a CDS encoding mechanosensitive ion channel domain-containing protein, whose translation MAEEIIEAVSGQVDQFQGISQLLASSESLQAAFIVLIVGIIGITVIYRTFSKWVKKQKLNYVRPHLSRFVRVVVLPVFAIILITSVNFYIQSFALFEDDTFVNPEEKMSPSETFAKILNTINILVIGYSVAHLIPIILRKKEKSNLEKEDFESWKELRGFPDDDGDLFHKFYKWVPPKHTPDELTDEEFKEKLKTEEGKKFLEEFRTTKGLPIGSFEQLVKDPFEEWKISERKKYEQYFDACVSGNNESGKKLKTGQDVEEIFPIDTWREEKRFNGFDPIISGSKPPGYAKRKRKDLPKSISQILPLGIFVAVILGVISWWGIDLIILATATGGLAIGIGLALQETMQNYFAYILIRKDKIFAEGERVQLDTGYNGYVHKITPRVTFIRDALNESYAVIPTRQLVNSQIINYSKEIKMVPAIVEVGVSYLNNPKQVASILVKIGKRAMKEVIDERGRHLIRQHRCPYLDDNKPSCGCDKDIHVDINQPVVRFNKFNDSSLDFSLWVYVRDYGAQFKTKTDIRIIMYEEFKKYDIRIPWPIRTVYQGDEKREDEEIRKLDEERNQVLDEFGTGDLGRGAGED comes from the coding sequence ATGGCTGAAGAAATAATCGAGGCTGTATCAGGCCAAGTAGACCAGTTTCAAGGCATATCTCAGCTTCTAGCCTCATCAGAATCTCTTCAGGCAGCATTTATTGTATTAATTGTAGGCATTATTGGAATTACAGTAATTTATCGCACATTTTCAAAATGGGTAAAGAAGCAAAAATTGAATTATGTAAGACCGCATCTTTCAAGATTTGTTAGAGTAGTAGTTTTACCAGTTTTTGCAATCATACTAATTACTTCAGTGAATTTTTACATACAATCATTTGCGTTGTTTGAAGATGATACCTTTGTAAATCCAGAAGAAAAAATGTCGCCTAGTGAAACGTTTGCAAAGATTCTCAATACAATAAACATTCTCGTAATAGGGTATTCTGTTGCTCATTTAATTCCAATAATACTTCGTAAAAAAGAAAAATCAAATTTGGAGAAAGAAGATTTTGAATCATGGAAGGAATTACGTGGATTTCCTGATGATGATGGTGATCTGTTTCATAAATTCTACAAATGGGTACCTCCAAAACATACACCAGATGAATTAACAGATGAGGAATTTAAAGAAAAGTTAAAGACCGAAGAGGGAAAAAAATTTCTGGAAGAATTTAGAACAACAAAAGGACTACCAATAGGAAGTTTTGAACAATTAGTTAAAGATCCATTTGAAGAATGGAAAATTTCTGAAAGAAAAAAATATGAACAATATTTTGATGCTTGTGTTTCTGGAAATAATGAATCTGGGAAAAAACTAAAGACTGGACAAGATGTTGAAGAGATTTTCCCTATAGATACATGGAGAGAAGAAAAAAGATTTAATGGGTTTGATCCAATAATTTCTGGATCAAAACCACCAGGTTATGCTAAAAGAAAAAGAAAAGATCTTCCAAAATCAATTTCTCAGATTTTACCACTTGGAATATTTGTTGCAGTAATACTTGGAGTAATTAGTTGGTGGGGAATAGATTTGATAATACTTGCAACTGCAACAGGAGGGCTGGCTATAGGTATTGGATTAGCATTACAAGAAACCATGCAGAACTATTTTGCTTACATATTGATTAGAAAAGATAAGATTTTTGCAGAAGGTGAGCGAGTACAGTTAGATACTGGCTATAACGGATATGTGCATAAAATTACTCCCAGAGTTACTTTCATTCGTGATGCATTAAATGAATCATATGCAGTGATTCCAACAAGACAGCTTGTTAATTCTCAAATTATTAATTATTCAAAAGAAATCAAAATGGTGCCTGCAATTGTTGAAGTAGGAGTGTCTTATCTAAATAATCCAAAGCAAGTAGCCTCAATCCTAGTTAAAATCGGAAAACGTGCAATGAAAGAAGTTATTGATGAAAGAGGTAGACACCTAATTAGACAACATAGATGTCCTTACTTGGATGACAACAAACCTAGCTGTGGGTGTGATAAGGATATTCATGTTGACATAAATCAACCTGTTGTTAGATTTAACAAATTTAATGATTCATCATTAGACTTTTCATTATGGGTATATGTTAGAGATTATGGTGCACAATTCAAAACTAAAACAGATATCAGAATAATCATGTATGAAGAATTTAAGAAATACGACATTAGAATTCCATGGCCAATTAGAACAGTGTATCAAGGAGATGAAAAACGGGAGGATGAAGAAATTAGAAAGCTTGATGAAGAAAGAAATCAAGTTTTAGATGAATTTGGTACTGGTGACTTAGGTCGTGGAGCTGGAGAAGATTGA
- a CDS encoding ribose-phosphate pyrophosphokinase produces MSSLSVISGKSSEALAKRLSNKLKANLVKSEIRVFADGESKVTLNGKVSKKKSVVVQSIYPPVDTNLIQALSLISKAKEISSQVIAVIPYMGYARQDREFLPGEIVTMKVLGKLFKGAGASKVIAVDIHSLLGFNHFTIKTKNVTAIPDLVEYFKKLRLKNPLIVSPDQGGKERAEEFANKFGTEYIALVKKRDRKTGKVQIQTKNVEVSGRDLILVDDMISTGGSIVKATQFLKKQKCGRVFVACTHALLMNDAEKKIKKAGVTKIVSANTIPGKTSVVDVSNTIAKAII; encoded by the coding sequence TTGAGTAGTTTATCAGTAATTTCAGGAAAATCATCTGAAGCTTTAGCAAAAAGACTGTCGAACAAATTAAAGGCAAATCTAGTAAAATCAGAAATTAGAGTTTTTGCTGATGGTGAAAGTAAAGTTACGCTTAATGGTAAAGTGTCTAAGAAAAAATCAGTTGTAGTACAGTCAATTTATCCACCAGTTGATACCAATTTGATACAAGCATTGTCATTGATATCAAAAGCTAAAGAAATTTCATCACAGGTTATTGCTGTAATTCCATATATGGGATATGCAAGACAAGATAGAGAGTTTTTGCCTGGAGAAATTGTAACGATGAAAGTTCTTGGGAAATTATTCAAAGGGGCAGGTGCATCAAAAGTTATTGCTGTAGATATTCATAGTTTGTTAGGATTTAATCACTTTACCATAAAGACAAAAAATGTAACTGCAATTCCAGATCTTGTTGAGTATTTTAAGAAATTGAGGCTAAAAAACCCTCTAATTGTATCACCTGATCAGGGCGGAAAAGAAAGAGCAGAGGAATTTGCTAATAAATTTGGAACAGAGTATATTGCTTTAGTAAAGAAGAGAGATAGGAAAACAGGTAAAGTACAGATTCAAACAAAAAATGTAGAAGTTAGTGGAAGAGATCTTATTTTAGTCGACGATATGATAAGTACTGGTGGCAGTATTGTCAAGGCTACACAATTTCTTAAAAAACAAAAATGTGGTCGAGTGTTTGTTGCATGTACACATGCTCTTTTAATGAATGACGCAGAAAAGAAAATTAAGAAAGCAGGGGTGACAAAAATTGTTAGTGCAAATACAATACCAGGTAAAACATCTGTGGTAGATGTTTCAAATACAATTGCAAAGGCAATAATATAA
- a CDS encoding DNA methyltransferase, giving the protein MPESFFILSKDYLELATDEIVALSKMYDRFSKVKIISNLVIIQSKTNWEKITKRASFVKISGQILRKMSGLFLDEGNIGVLKNAKTFACRIINLSSNQFNVPELESSMGDMISKFSHAKVKLEDPDITVYLIFTDEENFFGFSKRMKEVKRPKKITKYPHELDWKLTRVMINLLGIKEGETVCDPFCGTGTTLLEAESMGIHAIGLDFDEKMCKISKENLLVNGYKSKVVNSDYHELSKISEKIIGIVTDLPYGKSSKTSEKPEKILKEFFSILPKRKRGAIMYKKELDSKLRLKGIKKYEIYRHKSLTRTILIK; this is encoded by the coding sequence ATGCCAGAAAGTTTTTTTATTTTATCTAAAGATTATCTTGAACTTGCAACTGATGAAATAGTTGCATTATCAAAAATGTATGATAGATTTTCTAAGGTTAAAATCATTTCGAATTTGGTAATAATTCAATCAAAAACAAATTGGGAGAAAATTACAAAACGTGCATCATTTGTAAAAATTTCTGGTCAGATTTTAAGAAAGATGTCAGGGTTATTTTTAGATGAAGGAAACATTGGAGTTTTAAAAAATGCTAAAACTTTTGCTTGTAGAATAATTAATTTATCATCTAACCAATTCAATGTTCCTGAATTAGAGAGTTCTATGGGAGATATGATATCAAAGTTTTCTCATGCAAAAGTAAAGTTAGAAGATCCTGATATTACGGTATATCTAATATTTACAGATGAAGAAAACTTTTTTGGCTTTTCAAAGAGAATGAAAGAGGTCAAAAGACCGAAAAAAATTACTAAATATCCCCATGAATTAGATTGGAAATTAACTAGAGTTATGATAAATTTGCTAGGAATTAAAGAGGGTGAAACTGTTTGTGATCCATTTTGTGGCACAGGTACAACTCTCTTAGAAGCCGAATCAATGGGTATTCATGCAATTGGATTAGATTTTGATGAAAAAATGTGTAAGATTTCAAAAGAAAATCTTTTGGTAAATGGCTACAAATCAAAAGTTGTCAACTCGGATTATCATGAATTATCAAAGATTTCTGAAAAAATTATCGGTATTGTCACAGATTTACCCTATGGAAAGTCATCAAAAACATCAGAAAAACCAGAGAAAATCCTCAAGGAATTTTTCTCAATTCTGCCTAAACGTAAAAGAGGTGCAATAATGTACAAAAAAGAATTAGATAGTAAATTGAGATTAAAGGGAATTAAAAAATATGAAATCTATAGGCATAAAAGCTTAACAAGGACAATTTTGATAAAATGA
- the rnz gene encoding ribonuclease Z, protein MKLVFLGTSAAQPTERRGLSCICLEKDGEILMFDAGEAAQISYMKSGLGWNKKMKLFVTHLHGDHCVGILGLLQTMSMQNRTEPLEIFGPNGIEEFIAANIKVLNFGLSFPVLINIIKEGKAYEDKKFSIYVCKANHSVTAFSYLFVEKDKPGRFNIDEAKKLGIPEGELWNKLQNGNEIEINGKIVRPDQVLGEKRSGKKIGISGDTMPTKELEKFFVGCDYLVFDSTFLDEEKQRAQETCHSTAKQAATIAKNAKVKNLVLTHFSARYKDEIGHLHEAKKIHDSVITARDLLEIEIK, encoded by the coding sequence ATGAAACTTGTATTTTTAGGAACTTCAGCAGCGCAGCCAACTGAAAGGAGAGGACTGTCATGTATTTGCTTAGAAAAAGATGGTGAAATTCTAATGTTTGATGCAGGAGAGGCAGCACAAATATCGTATATGAAGTCAGGTTTGGGATGGAATAAAAAAATGAAATTGTTTGTAACGCACCTTCATGGAGATCATTGTGTAGGAATTTTAGGATTATTACAAACAATGTCTATGCAAAATAGAACAGAACCTTTAGAAATTTTTGGACCAAATGGGATTGAAGAATTTATTGCTGCTAACATCAAAGTATTAAATTTTGGATTATCATTTCCTGTTTTAATTAATATCATTAAAGAAGGAAAAGCCTATGAAGATAAAAAATTTTCAATATATGTTTGTAAAGCAAATCATTCAGTAACTGCATTTTCATATTTATTTGTAGAAAAAGACAAACCAGGAAGATTCAATATTGATGAAGCTAAGAAATTAGGAATACCAGAAGGAGAGTTGTGGAATAAATTACAAAATGGAAATGAAATAGAAATTAATGGAAAAATAGTACGGCCAGATCAGGTATTAGGAGAAAAACGGTCTGGGAAAAAAATTGGTATTTCAGGTGACACAATGCCTACTAAAGAACTGGAAAAATTTTTTGTAGGTTGTGACTATCTTGTATTTGATTCTACATTTTTAGATGAAGAAAAACAAAGAGCACAAGAAACATGTCATTCTACTGCAAAACAAGCTGCAACAATTGCAAAAAATGCAAAAGTAAAGAATTTAGTTTTAACACATTTTTCAGCAAGATATAAAGATGAAATTGGACATTTGCACGAAGCCAAAAAAATTCATGATTCAGTAATTACTGCAAGAGATCTTTTAGAAATAGAAATAAAATAA
- a CDS encoding NAD-dependent deacylase, with amino-acid sequence MFEIIKDKIQNIKKIVVVTGAGVSQESGIPTFRGKDGLWRNHDAMKLATIDAFYDNPELVWAWYNERRVNIFAAKPNPGHKAIAELEKYVHVSILTQNIDGLHQKAGSSEVLELHGSIIKIKCSVCDYKEEIKSEFSEIPPICKCGNILRPDVVWFGESLPQDVWQKSMILASQCDLMIIVGTSLVVSPANTLPMYAKQSDAILIEINPENTEMSSEMDLVIRNTGSNSLPELVSLFKQN; translated from the coding sequence ATGTTTGAAATAATCAAAGATAAAATTCAAAATATTAAAAAAATTGTAGTTGTAACAGGAGCTGGAGTATCTCAAGAAAGTGGAATTCCAACATTTAGAGGAAAAGATGGATTATGGAGAAACCATGACGCTATGAAACTAGCTACAATTGATGCATTTTATGATAATCCTGAATTAGTTTGGGCGTGGTATAATGAAAGAAGAGTAAATATTTTTGCAGCTAAACCAAATCCAGGCCATAAAGCCATCGCTGAACTGGAAAAATATGTTCATGTATCAATTTTAACCCAAAATATTGATGGGCTTCATCAAAAAGCAGGTAGTTCAGAAGTATTAGAGTTGCATGGAAGCATCATTAAAATCAAATGTTCAGTTTGTGATTATAAAGAAGAAATAAAATCAGAGTTTTCAGAAATTCCACCTATTTGTAAATGTGGAAATATTTTACGACCAGATGTTGTATGGTTTGGAGAATCTTTGCCTCAAGATGTTTGGCAAAAATCTATGATACTTGCAAGTCAATGCGATTTGATGATAATTGTTGGAACATCTTTAGTTGTGTCACCTGCAAATACATTACCTATGTATGCAAAACAAAGTGATGCAATTTTGATTGAGATCAATCCAGAAAATACTGAAATGTCATCTGAAATGGATTTAGTGATTAGGAATACAGGTTCAAATTCATTACCTGAATTAGTATCTCTGTTTAAACAAAATTAA